The segment AAGCCGCCCGCTGACTACCTGCAGAGCCTAGAGGAGGAGTGCAGCTTGCAAGCTGACAGACGACACCCAGCTATCACTTGCTATATGGATCTTAAAAGGTGCGCATGGAAATGCAGTCCCCTTACCTTTCATCTGCGGCTCCACATGCTAGAACGGTCAGGAGTGGGCTAAATATAACCTGACTACAGGGACTAATGCCTATCTTGTAAGGCTGGATCTTCGGTAATAATACAGTAAGAGGTCATACGAACACAGCAACATTCATGCAGGTTTTAGTCCTAGGAGCCTAATAAGTTGTTATGTCCTAGAAAACTCTCTGTGACTTTCAGACAGGATATAGATTACACCTTCATTATCAGACTGTTTACACTACTAGATGATCGTATATGCAGATCTTCATGATAGCAGCGCAGTTATTCTCCTCCTGTCTTTGGATCCTATTTGGGCTCCCAACCTTGCAGCTTAATATTGATGGACGTTAATATGTATGGTATTGTTGGATGTTAATGTGTGAAAACTGTCCCCTTTAGTTAGCTAGTTAGTTCTTACCATACCTTCAAAAGCCTGCCTGAATGGGCTCTGAGTATACATCCTCCAAACAGCACTTAAGGTTTACGTCTTTAGAATAGACCTGAACAATATTGGTGTCTTTATTCAAGAAATCTATATCTGTTACTGCCACGGGATACTAGTACAGGGTCCTTTAGAGGgtatttattattgtatattgtGCAGGCTAACTTCATATAAGTCTGATAGGTGACAGCCCATAGCCCTTTTATTATTACCCATAATCTCCCTACTTCCATTTTGAATATACTCCTAACATCTCCCAAATCCCATTAGTAGATCACTATATTCCACGGCATTTTACAGGAGCTCAGGTTTCTTTAGATTATGATTTAAAATTGTCCATATGTCCTAATTCCTTTTATTATACCCACCTAGTTTACACTCAGTTACATAAAGGTTATAGCTATTTTACAATTTGTATGTTCAGGGTCTCAGGCTGTTAGATGACTTGCATGTTGAATATTTTAAATTTCTAGTTGATATATTTTTCGCTGAGAATAGCATTATATGATTTTTAGTTATACATACATCTTTGTGAAGTATTTTAGAACTGTTGTTGTGTAAGCTGACTATTATCTTCTAATGGTCTGTTTTAATATTATCCTGTGCTGCACTGTCGCCTATAGTTTTACATCGTCCAGATCTACTATATATATGTTCTTGTTGAGGATCCAAGAGTGACCCTATAGACCtaatattcacttctatttttttgCTAACCTACTGGTTGGATTGTATAGTTTATTATATATCACAAAATATAACAATGGTCTTATATTATTCTTAGACGCCTTctataactttgtaattttttaagtgttatggggtccaaaagtggccccgtATATCATTTAGAAGGCATACAATTTGAAAGGCGAGAGTTATGTCCACCAATAATTCTGTAAAGTGCCATATAGACATGATATGCCTATTTTGTTTTGTTACTATTGAttacatatttggataaaaatgAGATTACAGCTAAAAAATGAGGTATCACTGTTATAATTTTATTTACGTGTTAAACTAATAATTCATGTATTGGCGATGATATTCACAAGGTTACTTTATTTTGTTGGTGAACTGTCATGTCATACTGTAACCTGTCTTTAGAGAATATTTGAAATTGAAATTGCTTTTTCTACCTATATTGTATGTtttaattacctcaataaaaatatttaaacaaaaaaaaaccccaaaaaaaccaaaaccaaaattaaactttcatggttcaagtaCACAATGCAATTGCAAGAGactttttacaatttatttctctcatcgaattgactatatatatatatatatatatatatatatatatatatatatatatatatatatatatatatatatatatatatatatgtgtatatatatatgtatatatatatatatagagagagagagacagagagagatatttGGGAATGCACACCTATAAACACTCACATTTATTCTCTGTACTTTTATTATTGTAATAACAACATATTTGCTTAATCTCTTGTTACAGGCCCCCTGGTTTCTGTATGACTGTTTCTTCCAGTTGTCATGTCTCTCCCAGCACCTAAACCCAAGCCTCCTGAGCTACCCAGAAATTTAAAGCGCCGGTTAGACTGTAACCAGGGAGCTGTGCGGGCAGTGAGGTTTAATGGTATGTATACGGAACTTATGTTGCAACAGtaactccttttttttttgtcacttCTTGATTGAATAGACATTGTCCTTGCTGAGACTTTCATTCTGATTGAGTAGTACAAGTAAGAGTGATAGACTTCATATACTAAAAATCTCAAATTTTATTTGTCTGACTCATAGTTGATGGGAACTACTGTCTTACCTGTGGGAGTGATAAGTCTCTAAAGCTATGGAATCCACACAAAGGGACTATGCTAAAAACCTACAGCGGGCATGGATATGATGTACTGGATGCAGCAGGGTAAGTTTTCTGAGGGAGCCATTAAAAAGCTCTCCGCATACCAATTTCTCTGAGCTATTTTTCTGTtgttgtgttttatatttatatatatatatatatatatatatatatatttatatttactaccAACAAATATCCAGGcaaatacatttctttattattatatcTGGTACATTCCGGTATAATAATATCCCAACGTTTCGGTCTTTACATTAGACCTTTGTCATGGGCCTAATCTGTAAGTGAtatagacaaaaaaagaaaaaataagatacTTACACATCCCTTAAACAAAACACAGCATGTCTACAGAACATCGTGTCACTGGAAGTGATGTCATACCTGATCCGGGTCCTGCTGGGTTACGCATATATGCTGAAAGTGCAGTTTAAACACCACACCAGAGACCCAGCTGTGGCTTGTACAAAGCAAACTTAGCCATTGCAACATGATACACAACACCATCAGCTTTCTTAGTAGAAATATAAAGCAAAACTAGAGCGCTTACCACCACCGTCTCAGAGGTTCATCTGCAGTGTTTCTTCAGCACGGACACTAACCTGTCTCCTCTCTGACTGTGTTCCCGGTGCCGGAAGTAGTGTGATCCCCTATGCATACTAAACAAAGTAATACCAAATACAAGAATTCCTCCGCACTCACACCAGTCCAGTCTCAAAAAAGGTCCAAATTCAGGCAGGTTGAAatcaaatgtctttttttttagatgTAAAACCAATACAATACCCAGTAAACTCTACACCACCAAACAGGGCACGACTCAACCAAACATACGCATTTCGTGCGTGTCTCCCGCACTTGTTCACTGTTCACCTGGTTGTGCGTAAGTAGCTAATTTATACCTTCTTAATACTAGCACCTTTTTTAGTGGTGTAGAGTTTACTGGGTATCATATTGGTTTTACGTCTAATAAAAGACATTTAATTTCAAGCTTGCCTGAGTTTGGACCTTTTTTGAGGCTGGACTGGCGTCAGTGCGGTGGAATCTTTCTATTTAGCTTTCTTAGTAGGAATGGTGTTTGAAAGAGGATGCACAGCGTAGTCACAGCATATGTTGTGAGTATGCTCCTGAAATAGTGATTGCACTGActggaagcagttttgctaatttaTGTATACtgtaaaaatacttaaagggacagtatacactcatttttacagaactgcatgtaatagacacttctataaagaacaagatgcccagatactgatataaaaatccatgataaaacggtttaaagacttacttagaaactctcagtttagctatgttgaaaagttagctggaaagcccattgcaaatGGAaagataagacactcccccctcccccttcttttgcatatgaaaagaccctttacacaaacaggagcaagctggagaaggtagctgacggtattcacataaagctttggggcttggttaggagtctgaaaatcagagcaatgttatttaaaaataagcaaaactataaaaaaaactaaaaaaaaaaaactttatgggctatataaatagatcatctacaaaacatatatgcaaagaaaaaatgagtgtataatgtccctttacattcAGAATTTAAAATCATTAATGCACAACTCAAttctgactgtctctttaaaacctgAGCTTATGTATGACTGTATAAGTGGGACTTTTATAGAAGTGCTGATATAAAGGATTAATAAATAGGTAATATATTCTTTGTATATAATCTAGGTAGGTATGTAATGTAACCAAAATTTCAACATTTTGTTTATTATGATTGTTCTAGATTTATTTCACTTAGGTTTCAGGAGTTAACATTGTGAAATTTTTGAAAGTTTAAATTGCAGTATGTGTCACTTTATGTTGAtcattagttattagttttacCCTTTCTACTAAATAAACAAATTAGTTGCAATTTGAAAAATgtgattaataaaacaaaaacattacagtaattgtttatttttttctcctgacatcattttgttttaaattggCTAAAATAGTATTTTCTTCTCCAGATCATGTGATAATAGCCAGCTGTGCTCCTGTAGCTCAGATAAGACGGTGATTTTGTGGGATGTGGCACAGGGTCAAGTAATTCGGAAATTCCGGGGACATGCAGGGGTAAGTGCCTCTTTTAAAGGGACCCAGGCAAGCATCAGATTAGAGTTCATTGTATGTTATGTTAATGTACCAGCCACCTGATTTTTTAAAGGGGCTCTGGGGCAGGACGGTATACAATAAGGCAGGGTATCAAATGGCCTCATGTCTCCCTGCACATACACTATGTCACAGACTATGAGACGTATTATGATTATTCATATCCAGATGGACCagttaaagtaaaacaaaaaaaaatcttattgaagTATCCCCCTTTAAATCCATACTGACTTCTGCCCATCATTTACTGTatcttttatacttcatgactacaCTATATGCCAAAGCTCTCTTCAAGATAGGAACACAAAAGATAAAGTACatctaaaaataaaatgtcattGTTTTTTTAACCCTCTCTTAAGTAAATTAATATTCTGCCTTTGCAGAAGGTGAACTGTGTACAATTTAATGAGGAATCAACAGTCATTATCTCAGGTAATTGTATTCTCCACCAGCCTGACTTTGACCTGGTCACTGATGCTATATATTTTCCCTCAAGCTattcactttttgttttttgtattcttcCTTTACCTCCAGGCTCTATAGACTCCTCTATCAGGTGTTGGGACTGTCGCTCTCGCAGGCCGGATGCCATACAGGTTTTGGATGAAGCCAAAGATGGGATTTCTAGCATCAAAGTATCAGACCATGAGATCCTGGCAGGGTCAGAGCCTTGTATTAGTCTGTGGTGGGAGGGAGTTTATAGACTGCTGGTGTTTCTATTACTGCTTTGAATTTTGTTTCCTTTGTGTATTTTTGCACCTGAAGTAGCTGGTCTTACTCACTGAAACCACATTTCAGATCTAGGTATTGGTCTTCGTAGTGATAGTGAGGTAAGATAGTAAGAGCTGCTCTTTCTGAAGGCTCAGCCAATTTGAATGGGTATGTTATTGTGGACGATTGatagtaattattattaaatacattaaaaaaacagccattgtaaacacaaaaataaacattaaggaGCAATATGAATACATTAGCTATTTTGcccctggtataacaagtaattggggacacattaaggggaaacaagtTTTTAAGTACAGTATCCCTGTATacatagtctattttttatctgtgTGATCCTTGGTCCTGTTTATTGTTCAGGATTTGAGAACCAGACCAAGCATTTTTACTTTGCATatgtattaaagagacataaaaggatCAATATAAATGTGTCTATTTAGCCTAACATGCTTATTACAACTTTGCAGTGTATGTAATAAAATACCTACTCTtacaagtaattaaagggacattttagtagaAGAGATCAATTGCTAAATATGTGAATATTgctctttttaaccctttgagtgctaagcactttcccacctgggtgctaagatgttttttaatttttttatttgttgaacaattttttttttttttttcagatccccaagacatacactattggaaaggttaagtgattacctttccaaaggtgggtcttgggggtctgaagctgcttagatgcctgagatacaggcttctaagcagcatgccccctgctcctatacttaacattgttaagtataaataaagttgcgcggtgacgtcatcacgttattgcgcgtgacgtcaccacgcaaaacggaagccccggtgatgcctgtcactctacaggcacgatcgccggggtaggagcgggtgggagcccccagatctccctcaaggtgggagagtgctagtgacggctctgagccgtcattagcgccagagtgggaaactctgtgacggctcagagccgtcattagcactcaaagggttaagatacCAAACAGTAGCAGCATTTACACATATGCTGGCACCTGCTGCTTATGCGCACATTCCAGCACTTTATTAAGAAAGTATTAACATACCGCAATTCTTGCACATGAGAATGTTCTACAACT is part of the Bombina bombina isolate aBomBom1 chromosome 6, aBomBom1.pri, whole genome shotgun sequence genome and harbors:
- the WDR83 gene encoding WD repeat domain-containing protein 83; this encodes MSLPAPKPKPPELPRNLKRRLDCNQGAVRAVRFNVDGNYCLTCGSDKSLKLWNPHKGTMLKTYSGHGYDVLDAAGSCDNSQLCSCSSDKTVILWDVAQGQVIRKFRGHAGKVNCVQFNEESTVIISGSIDSSIRCWDCRSRRPDAIQVLDEAKDGISSIKVSDHEILAGSVDGQLRRYDLRKGEMHADYIGSPITCVSFSQDSQCLLASSLDSALRLLDKDTGELLGEYTGHQNKSYKLDSCLSEKDTHVLSCSEDGTVCFWDLVEGSLVLKLPVSKGAVQSLSFHPTEPMLLTASEGGIQVWSGSSQEEDC